GTAGGTGTTGTTGATGGAGGTCTTGGAGTTGCCCGAGCCGTTCTCGTAGAGGGTGATGCTCGCGCACTCGGTCATCACGCCCGTGTTGGGCTGGTTGGTGTAGTAGACGAGGTTCTGCACCGACGTGGCGTCGCCGCTCGAGCCGTCCCAGTGCGGCGCCCAGTACAGGTGGTAGCCGTTCGCCTTGGCGTTGAGGATGCCGTGCGGGTAGTTGCTGCTCTGGTATCGGTTCGCGGTGTCGCCGATCGAGTCGAAGATGGTGCCGTGGTAGACGTTCGCCGCCGGGCACTCCGTGCCCGAGGTGCAGGTCGAGCCGTTGAAGGTGCAGCCGTCCGTGGTGCCCACAGGGCAGCCGTAGGTGTCGGCGTGGTTGGTCGAGCCCGAGACCATCAAGCCCGAGATCTGGATGTACTTGGCGAGCACGCCGCCGCCGCCGCTTCCCTGGGTGCCAGGCTCGTACTCCAGGAAGGCCGGCGGCGAGACGTTGATGCGGCGATCGACGTTGGCGGTGAAGCCCGTGGTGGCCTGGTGCATGGCCACGTAGTGGCAGCCGCTGGAGAGGGTCACGCCGCTCACCGTCTGGGTGGTGGTGACCAGCGAGGTGGCGTTGCACGCCGCGGTGGGCGACTTTTGGGTGTCGCTGAAGATGTCGTAGGCGGCCTTGGGCGGCGAGTTCGGGCCGTTGTCGCCGTTCTGCATGAGGTTGATGACGTACGGCGCGTCGGGCGCGTCGATCACGAAGGGCGCGCCGAGGTAGCTCACCGTCTTGAACCCGTTGCCGTGGCTCAGCGCTGCGGAAAAGGTCCAGCGCGGCCAAGCTCCGGTATCGTCATAGGTCGGGACAGCCACGGTGTCGTCGTAGAAGCCCGAGGTCGGAAAAGGCTTCGAGTAGTCGACGGCAACGACGGGCTGCATCGAGTTGTTGGTGATGGTGAAGTCACAGCCGTCGTTCCAGGTGCCTGTGCCCTTGCCCGCGGTGTTGGTCGCGTTGCTGCTCGAGTAGCGGGTGGCGAGGTTGTTGGGCGTGCATCGGTTGGGCGAGGCCTTGCTGTCGTTGTTGACGATGTAGACGGTCACCGGGTGCGAGGCGTTGAGGTGCCCCGGCGCGTTGGCCTGAAGGATGCGGTAGACGAGGCCGAACGCCGAGATCGCGCCGCCCTTGAGCTGGTAGCTCGACTGCATGGGGATGATCAGCGCGCCGGGTTGGAAGTTCATCGTGTCCGCGGAAGCGCGCCCGCCCACGAGAATCAGTGCGGCGCCCAGCACACCAAGAAGCTTTCGCATGCGCTCCTCCACTCCTGCCCTGTGCGCCACAAAGCAACAGACATGCCGAATGGAGCGTCGGTCACAAGCAGCGGGAGGAATTGCGAAGGCGCGACAAGCGCTCCGCAATCGTTGCTATGCAAACGATGCGATGGCCTCCACCGGCTGCGCACGGTGACACGGTAAGATTCTGCAACGCAGGATCCGCAAGGTTTCGACCGCGGCGAACTGTGCTTCAATCCTTTGCGAAGGATGTTCGACACCTCGCGCCGAGGCGTGATGACTCCCAAACCGCCGACCCCATCCGCGACGCCGGCGGTGTGGATGGTCGGTCCCGGCTACGACCTGGCGGTCTATTCGGGCGTCGCGCTGTACGGCGCGGGCCTGGTTCTGGGGCTCGGCCACTTCTTCGATCCGCGTCGGCTCTTCGTGTTCTTCAACGTGGCCTTCACGCTGGGTCACTACGGGCCCACGTGGCTGCGCGCCTTCGGCGACACCGCGGAGCTCCGCGCGCGGCCGCTCCAGATCCTGGGCTTTCCGCTCGCGGCAGCAGCGTTCGTCTTCGGGACGGCGGCGAATCCCGAGGTGCTGGCCTGCGTGCTCTACCTCTGGGATCGATGGCACGCGGTGATGCAGAGCTTCGGCTTCGCGCGCATCTACGACGCGAAGCTGGGACGCACCGAGCCGCACTGGGCGTGGTTGGATCGCGCGCTGCTCTTCGCGTGCGCGTTCTTTTTCATGTCACTCAACGTGGCGCTGCTCACGCCGCTCATCGAGCGTGCAGCGTCCGTGGGCCTCGACCTCTCCCCTTCCCCCGCGGCGCTGCACGCCATCCGCTGGACACTGGGACTCATCACCGCGGGCATCGTGGGCGCGTACGCGGTGGCGCTGGCTCGCGCGCATCGCCGCGACGGCCGCTGGCCGGCGCCCAAGCTCGCCTACCTGGGCTTGCTCGTGGGCGGACACGCGCTGATGAACACCACCAGCAACGTGTTCCTGCTCAGCTGCCACGAGAAGGTCTACCACTGCGTGCAGTACTACTCGATCACCTGGCACTACGAGCGGAAGCGCCGCGCGGCGACGTCGCGACGGTGGCTGGATCGCGCGCTCGCGTCGCGCGCGAGCGTGCCCGCCTTCGGGGCGATGGTGCTGCTCTGGATTGCGGGCGCCGTGGCGATCTCACGCGCGCTCTCCACCGGCAGCTCCGAGCTGTACCTGGCCGGCTTCACCCGCGCGTTCGGCGGCCTGGCGCTGGTGCACTACTACTTCGACTCGTTCCTCTGGAAGGTGCGGCGGGTCGAGGTGAGGGCCAACCTGTGAGCTGGATCGGCCGCCACAACCTCCAGTTCTGGGCCTTCGCCGCCGGGGCGTTGCTGCTCTCGTTGAACGCGCGACTTCGGCCAGGCTCTGGGCATCCGGCAGAGGCCTGGTACCGCACCGCGGTGAGCGTCGACCCGGGCTACGCCGTGGGCTGGTACGACCTGGGCGCGCTCGCGGAGCAGTCGAACCGCCTGGCCGAAGCCCGCGACGACTTCAAGCGCGCAGCGGATCTCGAGCCGCACGATCCCGCGCCGCTGCGCGAGTGGGCCGAGCTCTCCCGCCAGCTCGGCGACACCGACGGCGCCATCGCCGCGCTTCAGCGGCTCACCGCAGAGCACCCCCGCGACGCCGAGAGCCACCACCGCTTGGGCGTTGCGCTCCACGCTGGAGGCCGCGATTCGGAGGCCATCGTCGAGCTGGAGCGCACGCAGGCGCTCGAGCCGGACGCGACCGACGTCCTGCTCCAACTGGGCGCGCTGTATGGCAGCGCGCAGAAGTACGAGCTCGCGGCGCAGACGCTGGAGCGCGCGGTGTCGCAAGATCCGGGCAGCGCGCCCGCGTGGTTCGACCTGGGCATCGCGCGAAAGAACCTGGGCAAGCGCGCGTCCGCAATCGACGCGTTGACGCGCGCCATCGCCGCGCAGCCCGATTACCTTCGCGCGTATTCGCCGCTCATCGAGCTCGAGCTTCAGGACGGCCAGCGCGATCGCGCACGTGCCCACGCCCAGCGGCTGCTCGAGCTCGACCCTGACAACGCGACCGCGTCGGCGCTCTTGTCTCAGACCGGCCCCTGACCTCGCGCTTCGCTGGCCGC
Above is a window of Deltaproteobacteria bacterium DNA encoding:
- a CDS encoding tetratricopeptide repeat protein, producing MSWIGRHNLQFWAFAAGALLLSLNARLRPGSGHPAEAWYRTAVSVDPGYAVGWYDLGALAEQSNRLAEARDDFKRAADLEPHDPAPLREWAELSRQLGDTDGAIAALQRLTAEHPRDAESHHRLGVALHAGGRDSEAIVELERTQALEPDATDVLLQLGALYGSAQKYELAAQTLERAVSQDPGSAPAWFDLGIARKNLGKRASAIDALTRAIAAQPDYLRAYSPLIELELQDGQRDRARAHAQRLLELDPDNATASALLSQTGP